The following are from one region of the Nicotiana tabacum cultivar K326 chromosome 3, ASM71507v2, whole genome shotgun sequence genome:
- the LOC142175956 gene encoding uncharacterized protein LOC142175956, whose product MTIEGDSICYVQKFRQCQIHGDFIWVPPNELNIMGSPWSFASWGMDVIGPRACRIEWTPFILVEIDNFTIWVDVFTYKALTKQIVAYFVCNNIVCPFGIPESIITDNATNLNSDRIREIFQKFKIVHHNSTTYRLKKNEPVEAANKNIKGILL is encoded by the coding sequence ATGACCATAGAAGGCGATAGTATCTGCTATGTGCAGAAGTTTCGCCAGTGCCAGATCCATGGGGATTTCATCTGGGTTCCACCTAATGAGCTGAACATAATGGGTTCCCCTTGGTCATTTGCCTCTTGGGGAATGGACGTAATTGGACCTAGAGCCTGCCGTATCGAATGGACACCTTTTATCTTGGTAGAAATTGATAACTTCACCATATGGGTTGATGTTTTTACATACAAGGCCCTCACAAAACAAATAGTGGCATATTTCGTCTGTAACAACATAGTTTGCCCGTTTGGGATACccgagtcaatcatcactgacaatgcaaCTAATCTCAATAGTGATCGCATTAGGGAAATTTTCCAGAAGTTCAAAATTGTCCACCATAACTCTACAACCTACAGACTAAAAAAGAATGAgccagttgaagcagccaacaaaaacatcaaaggGATTCTACTATAG